ctgGAATAGCCaggaaaccccccccccagcacccctttgAGGCCGAGCCTGGGACTGCAATCCTGAACGTCTCCTTTCCCGCTCCTCGGAGCCATCTCTGCTGCTCTTGGCTCGGGCCATCTGTCTCGCTTCCAGGTTTCCGCTGGAAAAGCCCTGAGCTTTGGAAAATCCCTCCCACACAGCCCAGGGACTAAAGAGGGAAGCAGCTGTAGGTGACGCCTCTGTGAGCTCTTTGCCAAACACAAGTCGCGTTACTGGGTGGGCAAGTGAATCCAGGGGGGCCCACAAGCCCTGCCCAAGGTCCCGGCCCCAGCAGCCTGATCCACCTCTTCCGAGTAACAGAGAATGATTCCAGAGCTGGAGAATTTAGgtgcagaagggaaactgaggtactgtggagtcctggctcccagcccccaccccaccccaccggcTGCTCTGGGACCTAGTGCAGGGGCTGGGTTGCGGAGGAGAAGGCTCTCATGCCAGACAGAGTTAGGGGTGCTCAGATACCTGATTAACCCCatgttttcctctcccccaacccccacctccagGGACCAAGAATGTGATTGATGCCTGCATTGAGCATGGGACCCAGTATCTGATCTACACCAGCAGCATGGAGGTTGTGGGCCCCAACATCAAGGGGGATCCCTTCTACAGGTACctaggctcctggctcccagcccccctgctttaaccactagaccccaggCCCCTCCTAGAGCCAAGGATAGAACCCAGACGTCCTAGGAGTTAAAGGCCCTCatccttaggaaggaacaatcagttgcacacgcagagaatgggaaatgactgcctaggaaggaggactgcggacagggatctgggggtcagagcggatcacaagctaaatatgagtcaacagtgtaacactgtagcaaaaaaaaaaaaaggaggaacatccttctgggctgtatcagcaggagtgttgtcagcaagacacgagaagtaattcttctgctctaattAGGCCTCAGAAGTGGAGTAtcgggtccagttctgggcgccacatttcaggaaagatgtggacaaattggagagagttcagagaagagcgacaaaaacaattcaaggtctagaaaccatgagctgtgagggaagattgaaagaactgggtttgtttagtctgaagaagagaagactgagaggggacgtgaaaacagttttcaagtctgtaaaaggttgttacatgggggagggagaaaaattgttgtccttaacctctgaggataggaccaGACACAATGGgcttaattgcagcaagggcagtttaggttggacattaggaaaaattttgtAACtatcagggtggctaagcactggaataaattgcccagcgaggtgctggaatctccatcactggggatttttaagagcaggttggacaaacccctgtcagggatggtctagatcagtggttcccaaatttaaACAACCCACAAATCCCTTTCATGAAAATATCAGCTCTCACGAACCCCCTccaaaaaatgaacatttcctgggattttctcctttacctgagcaTAAATTATAGATGTGATGATCTTAGAAATAATTTGGTACCCTTACTGCACACCATTTAGTATTACATTATTATGTATCGTTAcattattaattgtattacattatgaaaacggcaacgCTCTTCCAAGATTTCACGGCTGTAGCTTCTCTCTCTTCAATTAAACCTCCTACATGTTTTAACAAGGAGTATCAGACCTGAAACAGCAGGAAGTTATTTAAGAAGCCACCTCAATTAAAAAGTTCCTCCCACAAGCATTCGGGTCCTGAGCAGTCCAGGAAAAGAAACGCACGACTATAGCAAAGCTTCAAGTTGTTCTGCCAGGAAGTCGTGGTCACAGGCTGCCGGCCCCCGCACCCGGGGTTCCTAGGGATGGCTCTGTCCgtcattcctgattttttttctgacaacCCCCCCGATACATTTCACAAACCCCCCAAGGGTTCATGAAcaccagtttgggaaccactggtctagatagtacttcgtcctgccatgagcgcaggggacgggatctctcgaggtcccctccagttctgtgattctgatTCCATGACTCCCTACCCCTCCCTGCCTGCGGTCTCTGGCTCCCACCCTGCCTCAGCTGTTTCCAGCCCCACCCAGGGCTTCCCTCAGggttcccaccccagccccatggcAACCGCCACATGAAACAAACACACTGCAGGCAGTGGGAACGTTGAGCCGTGATGCCCTTCGCTACCGACCCAGATGCCTGGGTCCCATTCCCCATctttgtctctcccctcccaggcCCGGGCTATGTCTCTCTGCCATCCCGGGTCCTGTTTTCATATTCTGAAGCTTTTCAGAAGGCAAGCAGctgtgctttgttttttgtttttggcacaCAGTTCCAGCGTGGCCCCTCCAGATGTGGGTGGCTGGGGACAGCAGGTTCCATCCAGCGCTGGCTGAGGGTTGTTTCAATGTCCCTCCATTGCTTGCAGCTGGCTGGGAGGTTCcagagtggggtggtggggaatAGCGGAGGGGGACAGTCTGGGCAGGTGCCCATGTGTCACGGggtccccgggcaatgctctggaactgccccctatgaagccaggcaggactctgggggagtctcctctctgggagcagcctgtctgcgggACAcgcagctcacccggctcccaccttcctgggtctgacctcggagcatccagcatcctctgcccctccgtgcgcttcccacagccagtccgcccaggcggggtcctggcggggccagagggtcctgccccccaactccgcagtcagacatgactctcagccagccagtaaaacagaaggtttattagatgacaggagcATGGTCTAAAGAGAGCTTGTacgtgcagagaacaggacccctcagctgggtccattttggggggcagtgagccagacaaccacgtctgcacttcactccgtGTCCCCAGCCaatcccaaactgaaactctctccagccccccccctcctctgggctttgtccctttcctgggccaggagggtaccggattcctttgttctccaaccctttagctctcaccttacagggggggaagggcccaggccatcagttgccaggagacagagtgtcggccatttatgtaccctggccctttgctctgcaacaattacacccccttatcccaccacctagggacttaagaaatgcctaggggaaactgaggcacccctacagtattcagaggaaacattaagaacagtcccacttcatcacaccatGGTCCAGAGCAAGACgggtggtgggggcagtgggatcATAGCAGACTGGGAAGGTCTTaagaggaggggggtggggactgCCAGAACTCAGAGCAAGGTGATGGTGGGGGTAGTGGGATCCTGGAAAGGGGATGGGCAGGAAGGAAGTGGCACTGCCCCTGAGTGCCTGTGTCTTGCCTGTTGCAGGGGGAATGAGGATTCAGCCTATGATGCCCTGCACGAGCAGCCGTACCCTCTGAGCAAGGCGCAGGCTGAGCGCATGGTCATTGAGGCCAATGGGATGCCTGTAAGtagcccccaaccccctggcaCAGCCCCTAGGATGGGGAATGAGACCTACGCATCCGGGAGACACCCTCCCCCATGGAACTCTGCATCCCCTGTCCCGTAACCCCACAGGAGGGAGGAAATGGGACCAGGTGTCCAGGTCAAGGAATGGTCAGCACCTCTAGGGAGCCTcccagcaccagggagggaggaaATGGGACTCAGGTATCCGGGAAAAGAAATGGCGGAACCCAGGCATCTAGGATGAGCCCACTAAGGACTCTGCAGCCATCggagggcagcgggggggggggaagattggGATGGGGAATGGGATCCAGGTATCTGGGATGGCATCACACAGAGCACCCAGCCTCTGGGGAGCGAGGGGATGGGATCCAGGCATCCAGGTTAGGGActgagaacccaggcatccgggtgCTCACCCCCATGTCTGCCCACAGCTGGGGGGTGGTCGGTGGCTGGTGACCTGCGCCCTGCGCCCCACGGGGATCTATGGGGAGAAACACCCACTAATGAAGGAATTCTACGAAAAGGGGCTGCAGACGGGACGGAGGCTGCTCCGGGCCATTCCCGTCAGCACCGAACACGGCCGGGTCTACGTGGGTGAGTGACAGtgtggtgcccctcactcccgacccacatccccctgctagcccagccctgcccccctgcccagcctgccggtgcccctcactcctgacccgtagccccctgctggcccagatcttccccccccccccccccgagctctgcTAATGCTCCTTGGTGGGGGCGGGCACCGGTGTGGTTTGTGCATGTGGATGCAGGGAGACTGTGCAAATGGGGCTTGGTCCGGAGGCGGGATTCTGTGTGTgtggcactgccccctgctggaggggattgggctcctgtgtgtgtgtgtctgagcgATGTCGCCATCTAGTGGCTGCAGCTCACAGGCAGGATTGAATTCCTGGCCAACCAAGGGAAGATTTATCTTTGGGAGGGGGGATGTGAgagccacactgcctcctcctGGGGTGGATCAGGGCTGGGCGTTTGACACCCACCCCCCCTTGTCTCCCCTGCAGGCAACGTGGCCTGGATGCACGTGCTGGTGGCGCGGCAGATGCAGGACGCCCCGGCAGCCATCGGGGGCCAGGTCTACTTTTGCTACGACGCCTCCCCCTACAAGAGCTACGAGGACTTTAACATGGAGATCCTGGCCTCCTGCGGCTTCCGtctcctgggctcccagcccGTCGTGCCCTTCTGGCTCCTGCGTTGCCTGGCCTTGGCCAACAACCTCATCCGGCGGCTTCTCCGGCCCTTCTTTTCCTACGCCCCCCTGCTCAACCCGTACACCCTGGCCGTGGCCAGCACCACCTTCACGGTGCAGACGGACAAGGCCCAGCGCCACTTCGGCTACCAGCCCCTCTACACCTGGGAGGAGAGCCGAGCCCGCACAGTGGCCTGGATCCAGGAGGTCGACGCCCAGAGAGAGGCAGGGAAGTAGGGTGGGTGGGAGCCAGAGCGGAGCGGTGGAGGAGGCAGCCGGGTCTTGATTCCAGCCTGCGCGTACCTTTGCAATGAATCCAGCTCCGGAGAGAGGGATCCAGATGTTGTTCCAACCCACCAGTGTTAGTGCCAGGGGAGCAGTAAATCCAGATCTGGGTTTTACTTCCACGGGTGTCAGGGCAAGGGATGTGTTAATCCGGATCCGGCTTTTGATTCAGCCCATGGGTGTCTGAGCAGGGGATTTGGGAATCCGCAGCGGGTTTTGCTCTGATCCTACCTACATCCTTCCAGTGAGTCTTGCTCCGTGGAGACAGATTCCGGATATGGGTTTTGCATCCAGCCTGTGCCCCTCAGTGCAGAGGAATTTGCTAGTGCAGATCTTATCTCATCCCAGCACACAGTGGACTTGGGATCCAGATCCATGTTCGACTCCCAGAGTCCAGCTTTTGCATCCACCCCCCCCAAATGCATGACTCCAGACCAGCCCACTCTGTTTGCAAATGGAGCCAAATCTGGATTTTGTTACCATCCTAGTGTTTTGGTCCAGATCCCCAGTGCACTTCAGGCGAGGAACCAGCTCTACTGTAAAGGGCTTTGGACCTggagtccccccgccccccaagcctCATGTCATCACAGAGGAGGGTCAAACAGCTGGACCCAGATCCTACTCAAGAAATCTGGGTCCTTGACTCCATTCTCCATGGAGATCCAGCTCTGGGCTTTCTTTCCCACCTATGTATTATCTGCCAGACTGGACTTCATTCGCCATGGAGACCTACCCCGGTATATACCTCTTGGATTGGAGTCCATTCCCCATGggactccagctccaggctccccccccccgcattaaTACCTCTAGTCTAAGCATTAATTTCCTCaatagttattaattattattattattattttattattttattatgactAATTATAATAAGAGGCCTAAAGCCCACAGCCCATTACATGCAGACACACCAAGCAAAGTCTGGTAACTTGTGTATTAATTAAACTGTTAAAGGATCACTTGATAATGGATAAAAGATTATTTTTGTAGGTTCGGAAGAGgacgggctggctcagggggtggggaaggagacacggggcctttccccttgaGAGCCAGGCTGTGGTCCTGGCTGTGGTGCAGTGACCGGGCCACAGCCaatccctccccgtcccctgtGGCAGCTAAACAAGCCTAGGTCTGATTATCCCCAACTGCCACACTGCACTCCGGCTGCCAGCCCCCGCGCTTGCTCACCCTTGGCCCTCTGCAATGTGAAACCTGCCTCCCCCGCCCGGCGCAGCATGGGCACAGCCAAAGGTCACCGGGTTTGTTTGCAAAGCTTTGACTTTGGTCCAAATTTCTTCCAGCTTCGGCTCCCcgctgctagcccagccctgggctccccccacctctgccggtgcccctcactcccgacctgcagccccaggctagcccagccctgggctccctccccctCTATTGCTGACCCTCAGTTTTGCCCTGTAGCACCactgctgtccagagcagtgAATTAAGCAAGCGCCTGACGTTAGCAGCCTGAGCTATAGTTCAGAGCTTAAAGAGGCACCGGCCTCCCTGAGAACTGCCTCTGTTCTTCCATCCATAATCCCTCTTTGTTGAGAGagcagggtgggcagggagccgggactcctgggttctatccccagctctgggaggggagtgggggctagtgggttagagcaggggggctgggagccaggactcctgggttctatccccagctctgggaggggagtggggtccgggGGGTTAgagtggcagggggtgggagccaggactcctgggttctatcctggccctgggaggggaatggggttcTGGGGGGTTAgagtggcagggggtgggagccaggacccctgggttctatcctggcccTGGGGGTTAGAGCGGCAGGGGGtgaggctggaagccaggactcctggttctatgCCTGGCATTGGTGCTGGAGCTGAGGAGCTGTCTGGGCTCTGACTCCCTGGGTGTTTCTGTTTAGTCTCTCATTCCACCCTGCTGCGATGTGCAGCTATGTGAGCAATGGGGAAGTCGGGGCGTACATACCGCTGCATCCCCGGGCCGGAGGCGAAGGCAGGTGCTGTGGAAATCCCTCAGTCGCCTTCCACAGGCAGAGACCTGAGTGTTCCCGGTGCAGTAAAGGTCACAGTAACCTTAGGTGCCATGTGTAAATACACACCAAGGGGATGcgggcagtcaggactcctgggttctctccctggctctgggaggggactggggtctagtgggttgggggggggggctgggagccaggactcctgggttctctccccagctctgggaggggagtgaggtctagtgggtgGGCTGGGCTCATTCCCTGGTGCAGGGATTTGTGGGGCTCACCCAAGCTCTGTACAGGGCCTGCTGTGTCCCCACAGTGAGATAATCCCCTAGGCCCAGGGTGGTTTAAATATGGAAAGAAGGGGATTAACTGCATTTCGGGACAGGGCTgagatgggaagggggaggaagaacATCTGCCAGTCTCCTGGTGGGAACATCTGGATTGGAGCAGCACCCTGGGTGGCAGGAGGGGAAGCCAGCATGGGACCCCCcatctcatccccacccccaacaatgACAAGCAGTGAGAGCTAGTCCCTGCCCAAGAGGACGTATGAGTGAGATCAGGCACCCCCTTGTGCCAGCTGTTGTGCAGAACCCGAGTTCTACCCCgcctcaccccactcccctcccagagctggggattgaacccaggagtcctggctcccagccccacctcccctaACCCAtcagacccccctccccttccagagctggggatagaacccaggagtcctggctctcaacCTTTAGCTTGTCGTGGGCCCGTCGGGTGTAACCCTGCGCTGGCTGGGGACAGGCTGGGTGGGCCCTGAAGTTTCCCTGCCCGGATCCGGGGTCCCCATCCGGAAGCGGATCGGCGTTGCAAGGGGCCCGCGTCTCCCCCGCTATTGCCCTCCCCCCGGGGGGCAGCGCAGAGCAGGGGACGGCCTGACATGGGCCGGGGCGAATTTCTGCCATCAACCGGGTCTTTGATCCACAGCCGCTTCCGGAGCTGGATGAACCTTCTGGGGCTTCTAAGCAGCTGCCTGCGGCTCTGGGggtctctgccccgccccccccgctgcAGCGGCGTCTCGCCCACGCCCTGATGTTTGGGACCTGGACGCCCGCGCCGACCTCGGCGGGAGGAGAGTCACCGCCACGGCCCCCGGCTCGAAGGGCTGGGAGGGGCAGCGAACCCGTGGCCGGGCGGGCCTGGCTGCCAGATTCGGGGCGCGAAGGAATGTCTCCCGGGGTCCGGTCAGCAGGGCCCCTGGGGTTGTTTTCTTTTGCCTTCCTCCGTGGTGCGGTGCGCGGATCATCTCACCCGCGCAGCCTCCCCCCGCCGTCGCAGGGCCCGGGGGGGGCCCCCTCAGTCCCTGCAGCTCACACGCCCCGTTAGTCTCCCACGGGATGGGCTCTTCCTCTAACGAGCAGCTCGACCGGGCGGGTGGGGGACCCGACTGGCGGGTGGAACCGAGGAGGTCGGAGCCCATCTGCGGGGGCCCCTCGGAGCCAGCGAAGAGGCCGGTGCCGGTGCCGGGTTTGTGTCCAGCAGGACGATCTGCGGAGCTGTCAGCGCGGAAAGGTGGGGCCGGAAGGGACCACGATGGGGCAGCgcgccccagccccgctccccggcgctgaggcaggatcaaggaACCCGAGAGCAGCCCTGAGCGGTGCTCGTCCACCCTGGTCCTGAAAACCCCCAACACCCTCCCTCGGAAACCTGCTCTAGGGCTCGGCTCCCCTGAGCCTTGGAAAGTTTTCCCTAACACCGAATCCAACTCTCCCCTGCGGCGGATGAAACCCGTTACCGCGTGGCCCATCCTCGGTGGGCACGGGGGGCACTGGCCCTCTGGCCCCTGTAGACACCCGGGGCTTGCTCTCAGGTTGCTCCTCACGCCTGGACAGGCCCCAGCTTGCTGAACCTCCCCCTCCCGGGTCCGGCGGGGGCCTCGAAAGCTTTCGCCCCTTGCCGTCGCTCCCCTCTGGCCTTGCTCCAAGGCGGCCTCATCTCTGCCCCCGGGGCCGCGAGCTCCCTTTGCTGCCGCAGGTTGACTCCTCTTGGCCCCCTCGGGCCTTCACACCAGTCAACCAAAGGATTGGGGGGCAAGCGAGCATCTGCTGGGTCTCCACCGTCCCAGCTTGGCGGTGGTGCCCCGTCACCCGCGAGTGGTGGCCTGGGCCCCACGGGAGACATTCACCCAGCTGCGAGCCCCGCTTTCCAAGGGCTTGGGTGTGACAGGTCGGGAGTtagtg
This DNA window, taken from Dermochelys coriacea isolate rDerCor1 chromosome 6, rDerCor1.pri.v4, whole genome shotgun sequence, encodes the following:
- the HSD3B7 gene encoding 3 beta-hydroxysteroid dehydrogenase type 7 isoform X2, which codes for MEWHQARQVYLVTGGCGFLGSHLVQMLVEQSPNVAEVRVFDLQLDQALEQLGTEKVKVNLIQGDISSPMDVGAAVKGADVVIHAASLVDVWGRVPPEKITEVNVHGTKNVIDACIEHGTQYLIYTSSMEVVGPNIKGDPFYRGNEDSAYDALHEQPYPLSKAQAERMVIEANGMPLGGGRWLVTCALRPTGIYGEKHPLMKEFYEKGLQTGRRLLRAIPVSTEHGRVYVGNVAWMHVLVARQMQDAPAAIGGQVYFCYDASPYKSYEDFNMEILASCGFRLLGSQPVVPFWLLRCLALANNLIRRLLRPFFSYAPLLNPYTLAVASTTFTVQTDKAQRHFGYQPLYTWEESRARTVAWIQEVDAQREAGK
- the HSD3B7 gene encoding 3 beta-hydroxysteroid dehydrogenase type 7 isoform X1; protein product: MAVPGAQRGGQPGTAECWEPRAEQDLMEWHQARQVYLVTGGCGFLGSHLVQMLVEQSPNVAEVRVFDLQLDQALEQLGTEKVKVNLIQGDISSPMDVGAAVKGADVVIHAASLVDVWGRVPPEKITEVNVHGTKNVIDACIEHGTQYLIYTSSMEVVGPNIKGDPFYRGNEDSAYDALHEQPYPLSKAQAERMVIEANGMPLGGGRWLVTCALRPTGIYGEKHPLMKEFYEKGLQTGRRLLRAIPVSTEHGRVYVGNVAWMHVLVARQMQDAPAAIGGQVYFCYDASPYKSYEDFNMEILASCGFRLLGSQPVVPFWLLRCLALANNLIRRLLRPFFSYAPLLNPYTLAVASTTFTVQTDKAQRHFGYQPLYTWEESRARTVAWIQEVDAQREAGK